The following coding sequences lie in one Megalodesulfovibrio gigas DSM 1382 = ATCC 19364 genomic window:
- a CDS encoding AbiV family abortive infection protein encodes MPDKNNKTVTDLSLSPYRGELSPEDVAKGMECVIDNAKRLANDARILFDAGRYPSSCALAILSIEEIGKLSILRRIALGGDDDSIKAIWREFSSHTDKNFMWMFLTMALSGARKLADFRKLFNRSNAKLLNNIKSMSLYSGCYGRKHWSNPHEVVDKELAIFLLKTAELLSTSNKRCPSVREVQLWIEYMQPVWNTDYESQTNALAKWHQALTEEGLAEDGKYKMDDFVKNGVVTPFGKDLSEF; translated from the coding sequence ATGCCTGATAAAAATAATAAAACAGTCACCGATTTAAGCTTAAGTCCGTATCGTGGAGAGCTATCGCCAGAAGATGTAGCAAAAGGAATGGAATGCGTAATTGACAATGCGAAAAGACTAGCTAATGACGCACGGATATTATTTGATGCAGGAAGATATCCATCTTCATGCGCTTTGGCAATCCTTTCGATAGAAGAGATAGGAAAGTTATCAATACTACGCCGCATAGCTTTAGGCGGAGACGATGACTCAATAAAGGCCATATGGAGAGAATTTTCGTCCCATACAGATAAGAATTTTATGTGGATGTTTTTGACAATGGCCTTGTCTGGAGCTAGAAAGCTTGCCGATTTCAGAAAGCTGTTCAATAGATCAAACGCAAAGCTCCTGAATAATATAAAATCAATGAGTCTTTATTCTGGATGTTACGGAAGAAAACATTGGTCCAATCCACATGAGGTGGTGGATAAAGAGCTAGCCATCTTTTTACTTAAAACTGCTGAGTTACTGTCAACTTCGAATAAAAGGTGCCCATCCGTTAGAGAAGTCCAGTTGTGGATAGAATATATGCAGCCAGTCTGGAATACTGACTATGAATCCCAAACAAATGCTTTGGCAAAATGGCACCAGGCTCTTACAGAAGAAGGTCTAGCCGAAGATGGAAAATATAAAATGGATGACTTTGTTAAGAATGGCGTAGTTACGCCATTTGGTAAGGATTTAAGTGAATTTTAA
- a CDS encoding ImmA/IrrE family metallo-endopeptidase has protein sequence MARFNIENKVSIEMSRLTSSRHKRFGYGEILLSIDNTPVWSSGHEPNTVPLKWNWLGLLSFLASNWSWIFTEQNIPFAVPPESIPTYWNGEFQKIRNLIFSKDHSTPEKESNLKSFFLRHDLSESVPGIEIPSVFILRTGKNLIFSAEQRQTIVDLHKAYSFFENVGNEIVSWIKDINDRNIKSILNAWKNKDDNSRKIINDKLYLIASMNQYDFNYLSNSNQDYWELEWVDHILIESEIFAAARLSSGYVTLEQQRNILNLIKSSGHIDSKLLEAATTEIGWIHWGRAPYRQGYTIAAKLREYLKVTHDTPVNPDDLLKSWNIPIHEHVFGGTSLEAVACWGKKHGPIIILNTAEGNKCSHSHGRLFTLAHEICHLLVDRNSTLDVCEVLGGATPKFFEKRANAFAAELLFPQTLAMRLVRDSEEQIGTLVGGWSNEYNVTKENISWQILNNESTRTLLESDEATYLKQLTSMPEEND, from the coding sequence ATGGCTAGATTCAACATTGAGAATAAAGTCTCAATTGAAATGAGCAGACTAACCAGTAGCCGACATAAACGATTCGGCTATGGTGAAATCCTTTTATCCATTGACAACACACCTGTATGGTCTTCTGGTCATGAACCGAATACTGTACCCTTAAAGTGGAATTGGCTTGGCTTACTGTCTTTTTTAGCTAGCAACTGGTCATGGATTTTTACAGAGCAAAATATTCCTTTTGCAGTGCCTCCAGAATCTATTCCTACATACTGGAATGGTGAATTTCAGAAAATTAGAAACCTTATTTTTTCTAAAGACCACTCCACGCCTGAAAAGGAATCTAATCTTAAATCTTTTTTTCTACGACATGATCTCTCTGAATCTGTTCCTGGGATAGAGATTCCTTCGGTATTTATTCTTCGGACAGGAAAAAATTTAATTTTTTCAGCCGAGCAAAGACAAACTATTGTGGATTTGCATAAAGCGTATAGCTTTTTTGAGAATGTTGGTAATGAAATTGTTTCATGGATCAAAGATATTAACGATAGAAATATCAAGTCAATTCTTAACGCATGGAAAAATAAAGACGATAACTCAAGAAAAATTATCAATGACAAACTGTACTTGATTGCAAGCATGAATCAATATGACTTTAATTATCTTTCTAATTCAAATCAAGATTATTGGGAACTGGAGTGGGTAGATCACATCCTCATTGAAAGTGAAATTTTTGCTGCTGCAAGATTAAGCAGTGGATATGTAACATTAGAGCAGCAACGAAATATTTTAAATTTAATCAAATCATCTGGGCATATAGATAGTAAATTGCTAGAAGCAGCAACAACTGAGATAGGTTGGATCCATTGGGGGAGAGCCCCGTATCGGCAGGGTTATACTATTGCAGCAAAATTGCGCGAGTATTTAAAAGTAACTCATGACACTCCTGTTAACCCTGACGACTTACTGAAATCATGGAATATTCCAATTCATGAACATGTCTTTGGAGGAACATCTCTTGAAGCTGTAGCCTGTTGGGGGAAAAAACATGGTCCTATTATTATTTTAAATACAGCAGAAGGAAACAAATGCTCACATTCACATGGGAGATTATTCACCTTAGCTCATGAAATCTGCCACCTCTTAGTTGACAGGAACAGTACTTTAGATGTCTGTGAAGTTTTAGGAGGTGCTACGCCAAAATTCTTTGAAAAAAGGGCTAATGCATTTGCTGCTGAGTTGTTATTCCCTCAAACATTGGCAATGCGCTTAGTAAGAGACTCGGAAGAACAAATTGGTACTTTAGTAGGCGGCTGGAGTAATGAATACAATGTAACTAAGGAGAATATCTCTTGGCAAATTTTAAACAACGAATCAACAAGAACACTTTTGGAATCTGATGAAGCCACTTATTTGAAACAATTAACCTCCATGCCAGAAGAGAATGACTGA